A window of Chrysoperla carnea chromosome 3, inChrCarn1.1, whole genome shotgun sequence genomic DNA:
tttattttttgtgtttaactTACAGGTTTTTTTCTTTGGGAATCCGATGGTGTAAAAGGAGATTCCACGGCTGATGTTGTTGAATCATTTGATAGCAATGTGGATGACCTTGGCGTCTGTGGAGTTTTTGGGGTTAAAACCGACGATTTGTCTCCAGCACATGAATAGTTTTTATCCGATACAACATGTGTAACTTCTTTTACCAGAAAATAATCGATTTCCTATTTaagttacaacaaaaaaattagtaagcAATGCTTTTCAGACAACAttcgaaaaagttttaatgCTATTCAGATGGTTAATTTCATTCGAAAAGTATACATATTGAAGCAAgacttaaatatatattcacagatatttaaactaaatatagATAGCGTAATTACCTTGGAATACGAACGAAATGAGCCGtcaatacaattataataatgcAAATATTATTAGACGGGCCGAATCCGTGGTACCGATTTTTAAAGGACAGCATTTCTGAATTTTTACATGCCTCTTTTGAAATGTTGCTATAATTAGGATCTTTCAGGAGTTAtccttattaaatttcattcgaTTTTTATACCGCAGGTCATCATGCAAGAGTGGGGGTGAAGTAAAGATCGGGTTGGAGAATTTCAGATCTTTTTAGCGAGAAAGAGTTAATATAACAACACGGAAAATCGACAAAACAGCTGTTTGTTATTTCGATTATcgatttatgtttaaaactgaaGCAAGTTTAGATATAGAAGCCTCTAACCAACGATATGTCACAATTAgtttatacacatttttcagaaaatcctGATTCAATGttgaatgttatttaatttttaaaaattaccataGACTCCAAGCCCATAACTTgcaagattattttattatagagcTCGGGATTGATTCTCACTTCGAAAATGTATCATGCCGCAATATCTTAGGCTCACCATCCACCTCCAGATCTTCTCATCGACTGTTCCAGTCATGATTCGTCTTGGCGTGACAGGAAGgacaaacaatattatatacatacatctaGAGAGCAAAAGTAAACAAGTTTACTTGTTTCCGTCGTGTGGAGACTTATTTTTCTCTCCGGCGGAGGCAGAAAACGGTAACTTCGTTTTGTAAAGCGGGCAGAAAGTTGACACTTGAGATgagatgagaaaaaaatttttttttcgtatttagaAAGTGATAATTTTGACTTGACAATTCATATTAGACATTCCTTCAGTTAATATTAGCAATCTAGTTTTAGTAATACACGTTCGTGAATAATACAAACGAAAAGGTTTTACTGAacgcaaaaaataaacatacaagtttaaaattttacattttaaagttaaaaatgatgattaatacattgttatttttaaattttaataaatcgtcACTGAAATTAACCACTGAGAGCACTGAAACTTACTGAATGcacataataaaatcatttcacCGGAAAGTACtgtattttgatatattattagaACAGGGTCTGTATACATAAGAATAATCGGTATGTAGGGTGTATATTATACTGATTGAATAGTAACTAAccgaaaagtttataaaaatttgataaagagtTCATTTAAGTTGGAAAAAACTTTGCAAattcatgaataaataattaaaaaactttgaaaaatgacattacaattaaataaataacactaaGCACATAAATTAGGGACAAATGTCACAAAATGGCTTTTAGTACAATCAATCATGTGTAGTTGGCGTTCGTATCGATTCGAACAAactcattaaattataatttatacaacaaatatcaaattcttattaaaaaattatctttaattagataaaaataaatttgctgaAATTCTATCCTTCGAATATAAAACACATTCGATAAAACTATACGTATAATTCAATTTTGGcgctcatttttttaaaaacaaaaaaatgctaATAAACAAAAGAGGACTTTTTAAATTAgttgtgataattttttttgaaaacttacacCGCCAAGTTCTTTAATTTTCGCttcaatttttgaacaaataacatgatttttaatatccaaataaaatttaaatctgaTTAATGGTTTTGATCCTTTCACTAAACGTACTTGGCCTGAAAGCCAAATATAAGGTTATGTAaggtacccaaaaaaaaaaattaaaaattatagttgagaaaaacaataaacaaatttacttTTCACTGTTGAAGAATCCACATTTTGTTTTGGAGTTGAATTTGAGAGCATCACTTACACTGACTCATgaagttagaaaaaaaactctttgttttaaaattattttatcaaactcACTGTAAGCAAAAATAcgtataaatgttaaaaatgaatgtagaaaataatttgcttAGCTGTACTGAATGCTGACACGACTAACAATTCACTCATATGCCAACATTTTAACTGTCCGTGAGAGGTTTTTCAATGATGTAATGTAATGATGCTAGGCTCTAAAGCAGCGGTAAAACAAACAGTTCGATGTTTATGTATCCGTTACGTTttcattatcaattatttatccAAAATCTATATGACTTTTTGTGATTTGTAGTcgataacaaaacaaacaatgtttttttaatcatacattttataattttaatatcactttATTCTACAAAATCTAGTTAATAAACTTTCAATACAGATACAGtacataaatatacatatacattctATTCTAAACAACTTTAATATGCATTAGGGTACGTTCTATCATTATTAGGTGCAAGTTTATTCAAGCATCAATTGACTCGACAGACCTTACGTCTGTGTCTTTAAAACATCAAGAGGTACTTGCTTAAGTATAACAACttacaaaatggtttaaatcaaatttatttataagaataaccCATGAACTGACTTTAATTTTTCACAGtcctaaaatcatttttttttcttcaaaacagATACAATTTCACTAAGCTATTGACTTATTAAAACATTAACTCCCACACCCGCTTATATAAGGAGTACCTACTGGATTGATTTTGATTagcatatttaatttgaaaaaaaaaatcaattaagatTTATTTACCCGTTTAAAGAATGACAGTAAAAAATCACATGGTGATAGTGAGATGGCTCTGAAAATCATTGATATGCtaaaacgttttatttttaaatttcattttccactattttctgattttcaatCGTTATGGTAATATTCATCCAagtgacaatttaaaaaaattatgactgTTGTTTCGCCTtgctgaaatattttcaaaatttcatatgaaaaaaaagattttagattcaaaattattctgattgaaatataattttccataaTTCGAATGTACTgggcattttttcaaaaattcaatattctaattcgaattgaattaaattaatgcaacataaaaattaaatttaaaaaaaatgcaataaatcattttataggCCTCCTACAATCAAGAACGCATCCTAGATCGTTCAAATTCGGTTAAACTCGTCATTTATATTCGTTTATTGGTCTAGGGCATATGTGGATGTATTTTGTAGCCAATAATAATCAATGttatcttttgtaattttttatgtcgACTACGGACTGAactcaaataatatatattttaaataaatgtctgCTGTATGTTATATTATTGACCTgctaaataatattgtattaaattttttccaagttttaataaaagtacgcagtatctatttttttttcagttcgaTCAGCAACCAACACCGCTTTTAATGCTACTAaatcagttaaaaatattatgtttttaaaataaaaaatattttcattaatttatgcttagtaataaaataaatattttttgaataacttgagtaggttgtttttaaaatgtttattaaaaataattttatttttattcatgttacaaaatgatatttttttaaattcaagatCCGCATTTTAACGGAATTTTTGAGTGACGCGGATAAtggatgaatttaaaaaaagataccttaggtttttcttcatttttatgaaaaatacgtcacattttccatttttttctctagtcaattgtttgtaaataatgtatttCGTAATAGGATGGAAAATTCCTTTCTTAGAAAATGTGGTGAGAATTCTTAGAAATATGTCAGcttcatattttctaaaatcaatatgcgtattaataaaaaatattgtattgaaaattgaaatgttaCGTATATTTTCTCTGCAATTTATATCGACCTTGTATTGTAATACAAATGCAGTGTATAAAAAAATGCCGCGTATATACTCATATTTAATCGTTTTTGTACACctatatacaaaagaaaaatgtttccaacaaaagttgtttgtacagttgtacttaaaaaatatatccatgAGCATACCCAGATTTTGATCTAAGGGTGGAAGGGGGGCGGGGGGAGTTAATGCCAAAATCTCTccaaaatattactaaatacaGCGCTTTGCATAGAATTTCGGCGATACCATTTAAAATGAactagtttttgaattttttatgtcttttatgcaacaaacaaattcaaattccGAAGCAAAAAGTTGttagcaattttttaaatttttttaaagggtatattatttttcaaaagggttaagaaaataattgcaaaaaatcgataataatttttgtcgtctcaaattttagttcaaaagtaattttgaactaaatcattttttaagacCAATTTTATAgacagtttcttaaaaactgtaaaattcttaaaaactgtttataaaacctagacaaaatttttcgagttaaccgattaaatcaaaaaaatacacgtgaaaataaaatatattacaaaaattttgttgcaatttgcataaaaatcaatattaatgatattaggcctccaacaagtgaaattaacaaattaaaaaaactcctGAAAAATGCGATTTTCTCCTTTTACagctctctccaaactgaatcgaatttcttgaaacatagctaagatcactctcgattaaattacctttaaaaaagtcaaaatcggttcatccgtttagcacaatctacgatgccatagacaggcacgcacacacacacacatagtggtcaaacttataacaaccctcTTTTTGTGCCCGAGGTTAAAATGACATCATTTGACAACTTAACGTGTAGTTTTCAAAAGACTACCTAAAATATTCTCtcagaaaaaaatcaagttaagTTTGCTAAAAATACCTACCTTCAAGTTCTAATAACGTTTAACTTCAATGTAATATTAATCTGTATaaacttctaaaaaataaaagaaaagctTTTGGAAAATCGCGTATTATCAGTCAATTTTGAAGGTTGATTGTTGCTATCACCCTTGGtttttcgacatttttttaaaggggtgtACAAAGAGTcgactttttgttataattggaattaattatatttctacCTAAAATCAAAgcccaaaaaagtaaaatttcgaACGGCCGAAGTTTTCACCCCTTCAAAATTTGTGCCGCAAATTTTAATCTACTAATTTTAAGTAGTATAACACCAAAACATAATACTGtaagatatataaatttgaataaattaattatatgaatctagttaacaaaatttttgtttcaaaagcaTGTACTTaagttattatgaaaatatgacAAATTAAGTAAGTTAAACAGAAATATAAGTACACACCGATAACGTATTTTGATAACGatgagaaataatttattttttatttttaaaacataaattgtttacaaaaacagcgataaacaaattttactcaCATTACGcggtgaaatttaaaaatacgtaAAAACATAGATAGCGTTACTTTTTAGTAATCATTCTCTATTTACATTTGAACGGCTTTCATTTGAGGAAGATATATTcagatatattgaaaatagtttttgagagatttggcaaagaaaaaattatggaatCTGAAACAACGGCACGTCCGATAATTCgaattgaaatacaaaatgatattgCGAATAATCAAATGGACGTAGATACTGCGGGTGAAATCGAAGATGGTGAAGTGAGTGGTGAAGATAAAAACTCAGAAGATTGcgatgatgaaaataaaaaaatggatgtAGTCAATTCTAAAACAGCCAATGTGgtaagtcaaaaaaaaaactttttcctaaataaaattttatgttaaacatGATTATTTTGTAGGGTAGTAAATGGTGGAATAAGGAAGGTGGATTTTCTACAGGGTTTGATATTTTCTCGAAGAATGAACAAGAGAAATTAACAGTTCGAGCACGACGATTTGGAATTCACCCGAATGAATCGAAAGCTATTACTGATGCAGAGTTACAAGAGTTGTATGATAGTTTGAATATAACACCTGGTGATGAGAAAATGGTTCGATTTGATGCTTTACATATGCGTGGTGTCGAAGAAATGAGTACGAAAGATGTGTTTGGATATTTTAGCTTATATGCGCCATCCTCAATTGAATGGATCAATGATTATTCTTGTAAGTGTTAATTAAGGAGATTCAAGGCTATAATTACTTAGCACCTCAGAAGTTGTGATATCCTTTTAATCCAGAATCTATTCAAAGATATACgggtaaatttttactttagctacttttcttaaaaaagcTCCTAGAACGTCATATAGATTTCGAATCCGTTGTCGGAGCTggtgaaaaattaatagtttttcattaattaacgaAAATAGTTACACATTTTCAGtgtcaataaaagttattttgtcGTGATTAAAAGGAATAAATGgattaatttaactaattacCTTATTTGTTAGTAAATATgcttaaaatatacaaacaatattaCTAATCGCgaacatttaatatttcaaaattgtacTTAATTAGTAGTTATGGTGCCCATTTTAAAACATCTTGAAGATACagcattaaatttgaaatatgcaTTCGCACGCGATTTTAAATACGTTACCctgattgtattatttttgtgatCCACTGATTGACCATGCCTTTAGtggggtcgagttagcacgGGTCTGCTTTTTTCCTTttggttaaatttattaaaagtaaaccCGCGGACCCGTACTAACTCGACTCAATAAGGGCATGGTCAACACGTGGATGGGCGTTTGAACGAAATCACAGGATTATCGAAAAACCTAAAAAACCTGCAGACTTTTGCCAACTCGATTCCATTAAAAGCATGCCTAACCCgtggatcagtgaatgaacgtaATCTCAGGGGTAAACAAAAAGCGAAAAATCACATAGGCCGGTGTTTACTCAACTCCATTAAAGGTAAGACCAATCCGCGGTACAGTGAATGATCGCCAACTTGCGTTCACTCGAAAACTTACGTCGATTGCGCCGGCACCAACACGGTGTTCCGTGTAGCAATGCGCATCATTCACTTTATATTTGAAtggatgttttttattttcttaaatatggtTTCGTAAGCcataaactttaataattattttaaaatatcgataattaaacatattttcggTGCAGGTAACGTTGTTTGGCAGGATAATGTATCAGCTTCCAGAGCTTTACACGGTTTATCAAAACGCATCAATGGATTCGACTTCACAGACGAAGAAAATCCATTTGTTCCCAAAGAACCAGAAGATCCAGAAGCCGCAGAAGAAGAGGAAAAGGCACTAAACTCTCGTAAAGGACGTAGTATATTATTAATCTCGCAAGAAGATGAAGCAAATAATGCAGTAAACAACGAAGATTGGGAATCTGAAGAACCAATTGACATAACCGAAATTTCTATACCAATTCCACCTGGATATTGGCGATATGGACAACCACATCCAAAAGCCAAATCAATACTCTTACGTTTTGCTTTCAAAACGGATAAAAAACCGTTTAAAGCCGAAAAATTAagtgaatattacaaaaaatatggtaATCCAAATTTTGGAGGTATGAAAGGTTTAATATCACAAAGTCGTAAACGGCAGCTTAAAGGAGGACTTACAGAACGACAAGTATTAGTCGCAGACGATATAGATATTGATCCCACGGGTAAAAATCCTTGGGGTACGTTAGCTGAACGATGGAGTAACGAAGATCGAGGTGTTGTATTTAACGAACCAAAAGAAATAATTCGTGAACCATTTAAAGAACAACGAATAATCATCACAAATAAATCATTACAAGAACGAATTGGAGTTAAACGGCGAATATCTCAGACTAATTCACTCGACGACGAATCAGAAACAGTTGAAAGTAGCGAACCAAAACGGAAGAAAGTACCGCGTATGCGAATGTATGCGGATGAAGAGCAAGAGCGAATAAACCgtttaaaaacacttaaaaaaatgtccCAAACAAAGAAAGTCGAAGTTATTGATAAACAAATTGTTCGTGAACAGTTTCATTCACGAACTGTTCTTGAAAATAACACAGATTTACGTAATCGATTGTTACAAACGGATAAACGCCGATTACCTGAAATAACAGTACGAGTGCCACAAACAATAATCGAAGATAAACGATCAATTAGTCACAGATTCGAAAATCGATTAGGGAGTAAAGTAACCAAAAACACTTTTCGATCCTCATCACAATACGAAGATGATCGCGTTCATTATCGAATATCCGAACGAGTTTACCAATCCGAAGAGGAAGATTTACTCGAGGAAGATGATTATATTCCAGATACTCGACAACGAAGTACAGTGAAAGTAGTTGTCCGAAATCGACCAGAACCAAAAATACAATCGACAATATCTCGTGGTACATCTTCATCGCGAAGGAGTGGTGAATCGCGATCATGGCGAATGTCGGATCGTGAACAATTCCGATCAAAGCGTTATGAAGACGAGCGAGATCGTCGATCATCAGATTTACGTAGTAAAATTAGTGATTCAAAAAGTCGTTCAAGTAAACTGTTACGTATTAAAAAAGAACCAAGTTCTGATTCAAGTGAATCTTCAGATTCAGAATCGGAATCATCTAGTTCGGAGTCAGGGAGTTCCTCGTCGGATTCCGATTCGTCTAGTGATGAACCACAACCTAAAAAACATACAagtgttttgaaaaaaacagcGTTACCAGTGattaaaagtgataaaaaattgttgGCTGGTGCTAAAGACACGTTACGAATAGAAGTTCATAATGATAGTTATAAgaaaacttgattttattttggaatatttttagaCCAGTTTTACAACGAtccattttattgttttatgatggATCGAtccaatgttttatttaaatcgtgTATTATAGAAAgtataaatattctttgtatatggatgtttaaaataaaagtatactaattttttgttttatatattttcttgaattttattcGTTGCTAAACACACCTCATAGTTTTAACAAGTATCCAAATAAGCAATGTCCACTCAgcttgatcacaaatttgaaattaataatacctAAAAAATGCAATAGAAAAGGTCGCAAAAAGGGTCATTTGTTTCCTCTCGATTTACCATTTCAAACATCATCCATATTAACTTTCGTTCGTCGAAATAGCTACAAGCGGCTCAGAGTATGACCTatcaaatgatatattttattaaccacGTGTGCTTGCTTCTCTGGTATAAAGTCTTAAGATtgcattgtttaaaaatattgctattCTCGGAAATACTACTATACAAGGTGATTTAGTGGCAGAAGAGAAGGTATCTCAAGTAAACATtacaatttataacaaaaatcagTTGAATAAACCGACCTCAGTAACTAGAAAGTACCAGATATCAGGGAG
This region includes:
- the LOC123295786 gene encoding nuclear cap-binding protein subunit 3-like is translated as MESETTARPIIRIEIQNDIANNQMDVDTAGEIEDGEVSGEDKNSEDCDDENKKMDVVNSKTANVGSKWWNKEGGFSTGFDIFSKNEQEKLTVRARRFGIHPNESKAITDAELQELYDSLNITPGDEKMVRFDALHMRGVEEMSTKDVFGYFSLYAPSSIEWINDYSCNVVWQDNVSASRALHGLSKRINGFDFTDEENPFVPKEPEDPEAAEEEEKALNSRKGRSILLISQEDEANNAVNNEDWESEEPIDITEISIPIPPGYWRYGQPHPKAKSILLRFAFKTDKKPFKAEKLSEYYKKYGNPNFGGMKGLISQSRKRQLKGGLTERQVLVADDIDIDPTGKNPWGTLAERWSNEDRGVVFNEPKEIIREPFKEQRIIITNKSLQERIGVKRRISQTNSLDDESETVESSEPKRKKVPRMRMYADEEQERINRLKTLKKMSQTKKVEVIDKQIVREQFHSRTVLENNTDLRNRLLQTDKRRLPEITVRVPQTIIEDKRSISHRFENRLGSKVTKNTFRSSSQYEDDRVHYRISERVYQSEEEDLLEEDDYIPDTRQRSTVKVVVRNRPEPKIQSTISRGTSSSRRSGESRSWRMSDREQFRSKRYEDERDRRSSDLRSKISDSKSRSSKLLRIKKEPSSDSSESSDSESESSSSESGSSSSDSDSSSDEPQPKKHTSVLKKTALPVIKSDKKLLAGAKDTLRIEVHNDSYKKT